The Elusimicrobiota bacterium genome has a segment encoding these proteins:
- a CDS encoding efflux RND transporter periplasmic adaptor subunit, with translation MRRKVLILALLAALAAAGAFTARWLRHDGIGQSRRAAAPRYRCPMHPSYSSERPGDCPICGMSLVPVEADGSSSRAGEAVTGKKTCLLHNCKMANCLMELPLEPGQKVSCPVCGVHVAEAFQTPPKKGQVLYYRHPMRPEVSSPVPKKDEMGMDYVPVYAEEERAAETVPGQATTVISAERRQMIGMKSAPVERRDLRVTVRASGRVAYDPDLYNALAEYREAARARGKVKDSPYPDVHERAEALVRAAYLRLRQMGLSESQIEESVKSEQPLNLLLGSPGGAVWVYAQIYEYEIGLVKPGQAVTITTPAYPGKKFHGRIKAVDPILSAETRSLKARVEVPNPEGLLKLEMFVNAVIQVEMGRRLAIPEEAVIDTGERSVAFVDLGEGRIEPREVAVGREADGYYELLSGVQEGEKVVTSAQFLIDSESKLKAAMSKAGAKPKTAPRHGH, from the coding sequence ATGAGACGAAAAGTTTTGATCCTGGCCTTGCTGGCCGCGCTTGCCGCCGCCGGCGCCTTCACGGCGCGTTGGCTGCGCCACGACGGCATCGGCCAGTCGCGGCGCGCCGCGGCGCCAAGATACCGCTGCCCGATGCATCCGAGCTACAGCTCCGAAAGGCCGGGCGACTGCCCGATCTGCGGCATGTCGCTCGTGCCGGTCGAAGCGGACGGCTCCTCGTCTAGGGCGGGAGAGGCCGTCACGGGGAAAAAGACGTGCTTGCTGCACAACTGCAAGATGGCGAACTGCCTCATGGAACTGCCGCTTGAGCCGGGGCAGAAGGTGTCTTGCCCGGTGTGCGGCGTCCACGTGGCCGAAGCGTTCCAAACGCCGCCCAAGAAGGGGCAGGTGCTCTATTACCGCCATCCGATGCGGCCGGAGGTTTCCTCGCCGGTTCCCAAGAAGGATGAGATGGGGATGGACTACGTTCCGGTTTACGCCGAGGAGGAGAGGGCGGCCGAGACGGTGCCGGGCCAGGCGACGACCGTGATCTCGGCCGAGCGCCGTCAAATGATCGGGATGAAGTCCGCTCCGGTCGAGCGCCGAGACCTGCGCGTGACCGTGAGGGCGAGCGGGCGAGTGGCCTACGACCCGGACCTCTACAACGCTCTGGCCGAGTACCGCGAGGCCGCGCGCGCGCGGGGCAAGGTCAAGGACAGTCCGTATCCGGACGTCCACGAGCGCGCCGAGGCCCTCGTGCGCGCCGCCTACCTGCGTCTGCGGCAGATGGGCCTTTCGGAGTCCCAGATAGAGGAGAGCGTGAAATCCGAGCAGCCCCTGAACCTCCTCCTGGGCAGTCCGGGCGGCGCGGTTTGGGTCTACGCCCAGATCTACGAGTACGAGATCGGCTTGGTCAAGCCAGGGCAGGCGGTGACGATCACGACCCCGGCCTATCCGGGCAAGAAGTTCCACGGGAGGATCAAGGCCGTCGACCCCATCCTCTCGGCCGAGACGCGCTCGCTTAAGGCGCGCGTCGAAGTGCCAAATCCCGAGGGGCTCTTGAAGCTCGAGATGTTCGTCAACGCGGTGATCCAGGTCGAGATGGGGCGCAGGCTCGCGATACCCGAGGAGGCGGTCATCGATACCGGAGAGCGCAGCGTCGCCTTCGTGGATCTCGGTGAGGGCCGCATCGAGCCGCGGGAAGTGGCGGTCGGGCGGGAGGCGGACGGCTATTATGAGCTCCTGTCCGGGGTCCAAGAAGGCGAGAAAGTGGTCACCTCCGCCCAATTTTTAATCGATTCCGAATCGAAGCTCAAGGCGGCGATGTCGAAGGCCGGGGCCAAGCCGAAGACCGCGCCCAGGCACGGGCATTGA
- a CDS encoding ABC transporter permease subunit — MRNVWIIAFNSWQENLRSRFYMLAVIFGGVTLYVSLLLGLLAADQELRVLLDFGLSFIELMALAGAAYGAATIILREMETKTIYLILTRPVSRGQYLLGRFIGLLLSILASMLLMAAAHLSLLFVKGWEWQWGYFLALWGSFLKVSLAAALTTFMALFSSSALTALCISAILWSLGHFLPEIRFMIAWGSARAAMVPLTILSYVIPNLQLLNYRDHLGSGQQAFFVPLAYAAAYAGVWLGLACLYLRKKEF; from the coding sequence GTGAGAAACGTCTGGATCATCGCCTTCAATTCCTGGCAGGAGAATTTGAGAAGCCGCTTCTACATGCTCGCCGTCATCTTCGGCGGCGTCACCTTGTACGTGAGCCTTCTCCTGGGGCTCTTGGCCGCGGACCAGGAGCTGCGGGTGCTCCTGGATTTCGGCTTGAGCTTCATCGAGCTCATGGCCTTGGCGGGAGCCGCGTATGGCGCCGCCACGATCATCTTGAGGGAGATGGAGACCAAGACCATTTATCTGATCCTCACCAGGCCCGTGAGCCGGGGCCAGTATTTGCTGGGGCGCTTCATCGGGCTTTTGCTCTCTATCCTGGCTTCGATGCTTCTCATGGCCGCGGCGCATCTTTCGCTTCTTTTCGTCAAGGGGTGGGAGTGGCAGTGGGGCTACTTTTTGGCGCTGTGGGGCTCATTCCTCAAAGTCTCCTTGGCCGCGGCGCTCACGACCTTCATGGCCCTCTTTTCTTCGTCGGCCCTCACCGCGCTCTGCATCTCCGCGATACTTTGGAGTCTCGGGCATTTTCTTCCCGAGATTCGCTTCATGATCGCCTGGGGTTCGGCCCGGGCCGCCATGGTTCCGCTGACGATTTTATCCTACGTCATTCCGAACCTCCAGCTCCTCAATTATCGCGATCATCTGGGCTCGGGCCAGCAGGCCTTTTTCGTTCCCCTGGCCTACGCCGCGGCCTACGCCGGGGTGTGGCTGGGCTTGGCCTGCCTATACCTCAGAAAAAAGGAGTTCTGA
- a CDS encoding phosphoglycerate dehydrogenase, with protein MKVLVTDAIDLEGLESLQNHPGIELCYELHPSPEKLEKFLSGTGAWLVRSETKVTKAWIEKAPDLRLIGRAGVGVDNIDVQAATLKGIAVVNAPSANTIAACEHTFGLMLALSRNIAQADADVKGGRWQRAKWMGTELQGKTLGIVGLGRIGREVAKRALAFGMPVLALDPFISAEQARELGVELSDLRTLLGESDFVTLHAPASEKTRRLMNAETLSWMKKGGRLINCARGELIDEAALVQALSSGRLGGAALDVFEGEPLDPKSPLRQFPQVILTPHLGASTQEAQSKVAAELSQSVISFYEKGIAFNALNLPGFDAETLKSLGELLDLAEIMGRFLGQMIDSGLRELDCNLQGEFKPSQRRPLSVAALKGLLSTMLAQGVTYVSAPVLANERGIKTSDSADPAARQGYRQLITLTAVTDKGPVSVSGALMSQGEPRIVRLGDLSVEVRPRGKMIVLTNRDTPGMIGKVGGLLGQSGINISDMRVGRHAPHGQAVMVLTVDEEADLALRRKLEKIEGITSVRWVKL; from the coding sequence ATGAAGGTCCTGGTCACCGACGCGATAGACTTGGAGGGGCTCGAGTCCCTCCAGAACCATCCCGGCATCGAGCTTTGCTACGAGCTCCACCCCTCTCCTGAAAAGCTCGAGAAGTTCCTATCCGGGACGGGGGCGTGGCTGGTGCGTTCAGAGACCAAGGTCACCAAGGCCTGGATCGAGAAGGCTCCGGACCTGCGCCTCATCGGCCGCGCCGGGGTCGGGGTGGACAACATCGACGTTCAGGCCGCGACCTTGAAGGGCATCGCCGTGGTCAATGCCCCCTCCGCCAATACCATCGCGGCCTGCGAGCATACCTTCGGGCTCATGCTGGCTCTTTCCCGCAACATTGCCCAGGCCGATGCCGACGTCAAGGGCGGGCGCTGGCAGCGCGCCAAATGGATGGGGACCGAGCTCCAGGGCAAGACCCTGGGCATCGTGGGCCTGGGCCGGATCGGCAGGGAGGTGGCCAAGAGGGCGCTGGCCTTCGGCATGCCGGTGCTGGCCCTGGATCCTTTCATCTCCGCCGAGCAGGCGCGAGAGCTCGGCGTCGAGCTCTCTGACTTGAGGACTTTGCTGGGCGAAAGCGATTTTGTCACCTTGCACGCCCCGGCCTCTGAGAAGACCCGCCGTCTCATGAACGCCGAGACCTTGTCCTGGATGAAGAAGGGCGGGCGCCTCATCAACTGCGCCCGCGGGGAGCTCATAGACGAGGCAGCGCTCGTCCAAGCACTCTCCTCAGGCCGGCTCGGAGGGGCCGCCCTCGATGTTTTCGAGGGCGAGCCCTTGGATCCCAAAAGCCCCTTGCGGCAGTTCCCTCAGGTGATTTTGACTCCCCACCTCGGAGCCTCGACCCAGGAAGCCCAAAGCAAGGTGGCGGCCGAGCTTTCCCAGAGCGTCATCTCCTTTTACGAGAAGGGGATAGCCTTTAACGCCTTGAATCTTCCCGGCTTCGACGCCGAGACCCTCAAATCCCTGGGAGAGCTCCTGGATTTGGCCGAGATCATGGGCCGGTTCTTGGGGCAGATGATCGATTCGGGCTTGAGGGAGCTCGACTGCAACCTGCAGGGCGAGTTCAAACCCTCCCAGCGGCGGCCCTTGTCCGTGGCGGCCTTGAAGGGGCTTCTTTCGACCATGCTCGCCCAGGGCGTTACCTATGTGAGCGCTCCGGTGCTGGCCAACGAGCGGGGCATCAAAACCTCGGACTCGGCCGATCCCGCGGCGCGCCAAGGCTACCGCCAGCTCATTACCTTGACCGCCGTCACCGACAAGGGCCCGGTTTCGGTGAGCGGGGCCTTGATGTCCCAGGGAGAGCCCCGGATCGTGCGTCTGGGGGACTTGAGCGTCGAGGTCCGGCCGCGCGGGAAAATGATCGTCTTGACCAATCGCGACACTCCCGGGATGATCGGCAAGGTGGGAGGTCTTTTGGGCCAAAGCGGCATCAACATCTCGGACATGCGCGTCGGGCGGCACGCTCCCCATGGGCAGGCCGTCATGGTGCTTACGGTGGATGAAGAGGCGGATTTGGCCCTGCGCCGCAAGCTCGAGAAAATCGAGGGAATCACCAGCGTGAGATGGGTGAAGCTCTAG
- a CDS encoding cation:proton antiporter, translated as MHQAPLPLLTDIGLGIIFAAAAGNLLRLLGQPLILGYVLGGILLGPQLGLGLVNDPASIELISEIGLILLLFIIGLEINLRELSSMGRAVFFLGTIQFLSCLALGLGYFSSLGSWMAPCLYDRLYLALALALSSTLIVVKLLHDKFEVATTPGRLTIGVLVLQDLWAILFMAFQPNLLHPELASVLKSLGQGAVLVALAFGASRHLLGRILHAAGKAPELVLLTSLAWCFSLCGLAQSAGLSKEMGALIAGMSIAAFPYGADVAAKLSGVRDFFVTLFFVSLGLKFPNPTGETLAAAGVAVGVVLATRLLTVAPAARLLGLGLRTGLVAALNLAQISEFSLVILALGAGYGHVSSGLPSLLLMAMLSASVLSTYIIMFNDPLARGIMALLGRFGIAEKTGPGSRPEEVKARDIVLLGCYREGEAFLRVVESDWPEAKERILVVDYNPALRSRLEKRGFLWVYGDLAHPETLEHLKIEQARLVICSLSDTFLKGTSNRRLLGHLKRLAPEARLILTAEETAEAEHLLAAGAQEVILPNKLAGGRLFELMRRSLAG; from the coding sequence GTGCACCAAGCGCCCTTGCCGCTTCTCACCGACATCGGCCTCGGCATCATTTTCGCGGCCGCGGCCGGCAATCTCCTACGACTCCTGGGACAACCGCTCATCCTGGGCTATGTCCTGGGGGGAATTCTCCTGGGACCCCAGTTGGGCCTCGGCCTGGTAAACGACCCCGCCAGCATCGAACTCATCTCCGAAATCGGCCTTATCCTCCTCCTTTTCATCATCGGCCTCGAGATCAACCTGCGGGAGCTCTCGAGCATGGGCCGGGCCGTGTTTTTCCTTGGGACGATCCAGTTCCTCTCCTGCCTCGCCTTGGGGCTCGGCTACTTCTCCTCCTTGGGCTCGTGGATGGCGCCGTGCCTCTATGACCGCCTCTACCTGGCCCTGGCCCTGGCCTTGAGCTCGACCTTGATCGTGGTAAAGCTCCTCCACGACAAATTCGAGGTCGCCACCACGCCCGGCCGGCTCACGATCGGAGTGCTCGTGCTCCAGGACCTATGGGCCATCCTTTTCATGGCATTCCAACCGAACCTCCTCCATCCAGAGCTGGCCTCGGTGCTCAAGTCCCTGGGGCAGGGTGCGGTGCTCGTGGCCCTGGCCTTCGGCGCCAGCCGGCATCTCTTGGGACGAATCCTCCACGCCGCGGGAAAGGCCCCGGAGCTGGTGCTCCTGACTTCCCTGGCCTGGTGCTTCTCCCTCTGCGGCCTGGCTCAAAGCGCGGGCCTGTCCAAGGAAATGGGGGCTCTGATCGCGGGAATGAGCATCGCCGCCTTCCCTTATGGAGCCGACGTCGCGGCCAAGCTTTCCGGGGTCCGCGACTTTTTCGTCACATTGTTTTTCGTGTCTCTGGGCCTTAAATTCCCAAACCCGACGGGGGAAACCCTGGCCGCGGCGGGAGTCGCGGTGGGCGTGGTCCTGGCGACGCGCCTCTTGACCGTAGCGCCCGCAGCGCGGCTCCTGGGCCTGGGCCTCAGAACCGGCCTGGTCGCGGCCTTAAACCTGGCGCAGATCAGCGAGTTCTCGCTCGTGATATTGGCCCTGGGCGCGGGCTACGGCCATGTCTCCTCCGGGCTGCCATCCCTTCTGCTCATGGCCATGCTTTCGGCCTCGGTTCTGTCCACCTACATCATCATGTTCAACGATCCCCTGGCCCGCGGTATTATGGCGCTTCTGGGCCGCTTCGGCATCGCGGAGAAAACCGGGCCAGGCAGCCGCCCAGAAGAGGTGAAGGCCCGGGACATCGTGCTTCTAGGCTGCTACAGGGAAGGAGAGGCTTTCCTGCGGGTCGTGGAATCGGACTGGCCCGAGGCCAAGGAACGGATTCTCGTGGTGGACTACAACCCCGCCTTGAGAAGCCGCCTCGAAAAAAGAGGCTTTCTCTGGGTCTATGGGGACTTGGCCCATCCCGAAACCCTCGAGCATTTGAAGATCGAGCAGGCCCGTCTCGTCATCTGCTCTCTTTCGGACACCTTCCTCAAGGGCACCTCCAACCGCAGGCTCCTGGGGCATTTGAAGCGCCTGGCTCCAGAGGCCCGGCTCATTCTGACCGCCGAGGAAACGGCAGAGGCCGAGCATCTTTTGGCCGCGGGGGCGCAAGAGGTGATCCTTCCCAACAAGCTTGCAGGCGGCCGCCTCTTCGAGCTTATGCGCCGGAGCCTGGCGGGGTGA
- a CDS encoding TolC family protein — protein MGLAAVLAACGQFAGARASQAPSAPFFTLSQALDLAEASNPGILSAKRRWDAVRHRAVQAATPEKPRLDIERMYAPAGKSLAAGADERSFSITQELPFPTSLYLRHALARQDAGIAEQEYRAKVRDVLSGVRAAYAMYYLAHRSIDISNEHVELMKRFSKVAESKYTAGRASQSDALKAQVELTKMLNMSLVLLQDSEAAQAMLNALLGRDAGELLGTPGEPEPPKAPAPLEELRDSALAQRPELAGARIGAERAARSVSLARSEYLPSLMLQYRRRWDPTRGSTQDGVLGFSVPLWFWRPAAMIAEAKAEKEMSEAELRAMEVMTLADLKTARIRVETAQRLSEIFRTTVLPQAEAALRVAEAGYQAEKTSFLDLLDAERSLLNFRLEYYQTLADYQLRLSELERAVGRRL, from the coding sequence TTGGGATTAGCCGCGGTCTTGGCCGCTTGCGGCCAGTTTGCTGGGGCGCGGGCCTCCCAGGCGCCCTCAGCGCCCTTCTTCACCTTGAGCCAGGCGCTGGACTTGGCCGAGGCTTCCAACCCGGGAATTCTCTCGGCCAAGAGGCGCTGGGATGCTGTCAGGCACCGCGCCGTTCAAGCGGCGACTCCGGAAAAGCCGCGGCTGGATATCGAGAGGATGTACGCTCCCGCGGGCAAGAGCCTTGCCGCCGGCGCCGATGAGCGCTCCTTCTCCATCACCCAAGAGCTGCCTTTCCCCACGAGTCTCTACCTCAGGCACGCCCTAGCCCGGCAGGACGCCGGCATCGCCGAACAGGAATATCGGGCGAAGGTTCGAGATGTCCTCTCCGGAGTCCGCGCCGCTTACGCGATGTACTACCTGGCGCACCGCAGCATCGACATATCCAACGAGCACGTCGAGCTGATGAAGCGCTTTTCCAAGGTGGCGGAGTCCAAATACACGGCCGGGCGCGCCAGCCAGTCGGACGCGCTCAAGGCCCAGGTGGAGCTTACCAAGATGTTGAACATGAGCCTGGTGCTCCTTCAAGACAGCGAGGCCGCGCAGGCGATGCTCAACGCATTGCTCGGCCGGGACGCGGGCGAGCTTTTGGGGACGCCGGGCGAACCGGAACCGCCCAAAGCCCCTGCGCCTCTCGAGGAGCTCAGGGACTCGGCTCTCGCGCAGCGCCCGGAGCTCGCCGGAGCTAGAATCGGGGCCGAGCGAGCCGCGCGCTCAGTGAGCCTTGCTCGATCGGAATATCTTCCCAGCTTGATGCTTCAATATCGCCGCCGTTGGGATCCGACCAGGGGCAGCACGCAGGACGGCGTCCTTGGATTCTCGGTCCCGTTGTGGTTCTGGAGGCCCGCCGCGATGATCGCAGAGGCCAAGGCCGAGAAGGAGATGTCCGAGGCGGAGCTTAGAGCCATGGAGGTCATGACTCTCGCCGACCTCAAGACAGCGCGCATCCGCGTAGAGACGGCGCAAAGGCTCTCGGAAATATTTCGAACGACGGTGCTTCCGCAGGCGGAGGCGGCATTGCGCGTCGCCGAGGCCGGCTATCAGGCGGAGAAGACCAGCTTTCTCGACCTTTTGGACGCGGAGCGCTCCCTGTTGAACTTCAGGCTGGAATACTATCAGACTCTCGCTGATTATCAGCTCCGGCTGTCGGAGCTGGAGCGCGCGGTCGGAAGGAGGTTGTAA
- a CDS encoding ABC transporter ATP-binding protein yields MGEALAFRSVSKVYSRSHLGKTTYSRGIEGLDLTVEAGEAFGLLGLNGSGKTTTFKLALGLLRPTRGSVSLLGLAPSSAQAYAQVGFLPELPYFYPFLTPEESLRFYARLSGLAEAGLGERISRTLEAVGLASQARRKIRELSKGTVQRIGLAQAVLHDPQVIILDEPVSGLDPLAIKEFRDTLLDLSLKGKTLVISSHSISELEKVCHRVGVLKEGRLVRTLRQDEWRARPGRLEELFVETVR; encoded by the coding sequence ATGGGTGAAGCTCTAGCCTTTAGGAGCGTTTCCAAGGTCTATTCCCGCTCGCATTTGGGAAAAACGACCTATAGCCGCGGCATCGAGGGCCTGGATTTGACCGTGGAAGCCGGAGAGGCCTTCGGCTTGCTCGGACTCAACGGCAGTGGCAAAACCACCACGTTCAAGCTGGCCCTCGGCCTCCTGCGCCCGACCCGGGGCTCGGTGAGCCTTCTTGGGCTTGCCCCCTCCTCTGCTCAGGCCTATGCCCAGGTTGGGTTTCTCCCCGAGCTTCCCTATTTCTACCCGTTCCTCACTCCCGAGGAATCCTTGCGCTTCTACGCCCGCCTCTCCGGCCTTGCCGAAGCGGGCCTAGGGGAGAGGATTTCCCGCACCCTCGAGGCCGTCGGGCTCGCGTCCCAGGCCCGGCGCAAGATTCGGGAACTTTCCAAGGGCACGGTCCAGCGCATCGGCCTGGCCCAAGCGGTCCTTCATGATCCCCAGGTCATCATCCTAGACGAGCCCGTGAGCGGCCTCGATCCCCTGGCCATCAAGGAGTTTCGCGATACCCTCCTGGATCTCAGCCTCAAAGGGAAAACTTTGGTGATATCCTCCCACAGCATATCGGAGCTCGAAAAGGTCTGCCACCGCGTGGGCGTGCTCAAGGAGGGGCGCCTGGTGCGCACTTTGCGCCAGGATGAATGGCGGGCCAGGCCGGGGCGTCTGGAGGAGCTGTTCGTGGAGACGGTGCGGTGA
- the ald gene encoding alanine dehydrogenase, with amino-acid sequence MRIGVPKEIKNREHRVGLVPGGAKALASDGHAVFIEKGAGVGSGITDQEYIEAGAKIVADKKKLFAESDMIVKVKEPLEAEYPYFHEGQILYTYLHLAAAPGLTRFLEKTEVKAVAYETIQLKDGSLPLLTPMSEVAGKMAVQLGAQFLEKHYGGRGILLGGVPGVNRAVVSIIGGGVVGINAAKIAVGMGARVNILDISASRLAYLDDVFGNAVTTLMSHDENITNAVLSSDLVIGAVLIPGARAPHLVTAGMIKRMRPGSVVVDVAVDQGGCIETCETTSHDNPVLVKHGVLHYAVPNIPGAVPNTSTYALTNVTLKYARAIARLGLEEAVRHDEALRKGVNVYKGKVTCPGVAQACGEQSQEILALL; translated from the coding sequence ATGAGAATCGGAGTGCCGAAGGAGATCAAGAACAGGGAGCATCGGGTCGGGCTCGTTCCAGGCGGGGCCAAGGCCTTGGCCAGCGACGGCCACGCCGTTTTCATCGAGAAGGGGGCCGGCGTCGGCTCGGGCATCACGGACCAGGAGTACATCGAGGCCGGGGCCAAGATCGTGGCCGACAAGAAAAAGCTCTTCGCCGAAAGCGACATGATCGTCAAGGTCAAGGAACCCCTGGAGGCGGAATACCCCTATTTTCATGAAGGCCAGATTCTCTACACCTACCTCCACCTGGCCGCCGCCCCCGGACTGACCCGCTTCCTCGAGAAAACCGAGGTGAAGGCCGTGGCTTACGAGACGATCCAGCTCAAGGACGGCAGCCTCCCGCTCCTGACCCCCATGAGCGAGGTGGCCGGCAAGATGGCGGTCCAACTCGGGGCGCAATTTTTGGAAAAGCACTACGGCGGCCGGGGCATCCTCCTGGGGGGAGTGCCGGGGGTCAACCGCGCGGTGGTGAGCATCATCGGAGGAGGTGTCGTCGGCATCAACGCCGCCAAGATAGCGGTCGGCATGGGCGCACGGGTAAACATCCTCGACATCTCCGCCTCGCGCCTGGCCTATCTCGACGACGTCTTCGGCAACGCGGTCACGACCTTGATGAGCCACGATGAGAACATCACCAACGCCGTGCTGAGCTCGGACCTGGTCATCGGCGCCGTGCTTATCCCCGGGGCCAGGGCGCCGCACCTGGTCACGGCAGGCATGATCAAAAGGATGCGCCCGGGCTCGGTCGTGGTGGACGTGGCCGTGGACCAGGGGGGCTGCATCGAGACCTGCGAGACGACAAGCCACGACAACCCGGTGCTCGTCAAGCACGGGGTCCTGCATTACGCCGTGCCCAACATCCCCGGGGCCGTGCCCAATACATCTACTTACGCCCTCACCAACGTCACCTTGAAGTACGCCCGCGCCATCGCGCGCCTTGGCCTCGAGGAGGCCGTGCGCCACGACGAGGCCCTGCGCAAGGGAGTCAACGTCTACAAGGGCAAGGTCACCTGCCCCGGCGTGGCCCAGGCCTGCGGGGAGCAGTCCCAGGAAATCCTGGCGCTGCTCTAA